A genomic stretch from Cydia amplana chromosome 1, ilCydAmpl1.1, whole genome shotgun sequence includes:
- the LOC134654601 gene encoding uncharacterized protein LOC134654601, producing MDEAKQMLLDLLEKIAKEQKYVNNTVDLKEVSSGGSNITSALFLSTIRANDKPDLKLFAKVALLNDHVRKVTPVRCQFTTELYFFTKLKKQYERIEDKHNILEDHRVRMPKLYGCCDKYLSETLVLEDLVAQGFENFDRQQPADLEYVTAAIDLMAKFHALSLAFHDDDPVSFKEASDMLTMDVSKMEPIVPIMKPKSIANALAAAEGDENREKLEKIFKQEPCLFLKFMDTFRSINRNILVHGDFKPNNLMHRRRNGKLEIVLMDFQLVLDGDPLRDLLYFIFIATDEAFRRSHYHAMLDLYHERLSEALRRFQIDVETVYPESTYRAQLEEVRDLNSITCIQQ from the exons ATGGACGAAGCAAAACAAATGTTGCTGGACTTGCTTGAGAAGATAGCTAAGGAACAAAAATATGTGAACAACACTGTAGACCTTAAAGAGGTCAGTTCTGGAGGCTCCAACATAACATCTGCGCTGTTTCTCTCGACTATCCGTGCCAACGACAAACCAGACTTGAAACTCTTCGCAAAAGTCGCTCTCTTGAATGACCACGTACGTAAGGTTACTCCTGTGAGATGCCAGTTTACTACTGAACTTTACTTCTTCACCAAACTAAAGAAGCAATATGAAAGGATAGAAGACAAACACAACATTCTTGAGGATCACAGAGTGCGCATGCCGAAGCTATACGGCTGCTGCGACAAGTATCTAAGTGAGACCTTAGTTCTGGAAGATTTGGTTGCTCAGGGGTTTGAGAATTTCGACAGGCAGCAACCTGCCGACCTAGAATACGTGACAGCCGCAATCGATCTGATGGCCAAGTTCCACGCTTTATCCCTAGCCTTCCACGATGACGATCCGGTTAGCTTTAAAGAAGCAAGCGACATGCTAACGATGGACGTATCTAAAATGGAACCAATAGTACCGATCATGAAACCTAAATCGATAGCTAATGCGCTCGCAGCGGCCGAGGGCGATGAGAACCGAGAGAAGCTGGAGAAGATTTTCAAACAGGAACCGTGTCTGTTTTTGAAGTTTATGGACACGTTCCGCAGCATAAATAGGAATATACTCGTGCACGGTGACTTTAAACCAAATAATTTGATGCATAGGCGACGA AACGGCAAACTGGAGATCGTCCTAATGGACTTCCAGCTAGTACTGGATGGGGATCCGCTGCGGGACCTGTTGTACTTCATCTTCATCGCCACCGACGAAGCCTTCCGTCGCTCACACTATCACGCCATGCTGGACCTGTACCACGAGCGCCTGAGCGAGGCGCTGCGGCGGTTTCAGATTGATGTTGAGACTGTCTATCCCGAGAGCACGTATAGAGCGCAGCTAGAAGAGGTAAGGGATTTAAACTCTATTACCTGCATCCAGCAGTAA